GCAACACAACGGAAATTAAAAAGCGGCACGTGACATCGATCAGAGGAAGGAGCGCAAAATGACGCACACCGTGACGACAGACATCAGAATGATGACGACGAACACGCCCAACCCGTTCATGCAGAACCAGGCCCATGCCGGTGATCGGATTGCTTTGCCCATTCCGCCCGCCCCGCATATTGGGATCGCACCGGACAACAAACCGGATACGCGCTTTGAACTGGAAGTTTACGCCCGCTTTATGCGCCATCTGCGCGATGTGCCGAACAGCCGGATGGATATTAAAATCCTGGCCGCGATCGGGTTTACCGCCGACATGATGGATGTGGGCGATGCCATGGTGGCAAAGACGTTGGTGGATATGGGGCTGCGGGCACCGCGCCGGGCGTTCCCGCATTCATTTCTGGAATTTGCCGATCGGACCCAACAACGCAGTGCGTGGGATCACACATCCACCGCGCCGGACAGCCTTGTGGCCCTGCAAACGCACTGGAACGCCATTGGTGAAGATCGGTTTGCCAGCGCATCGCGCACTGATTTTGTAACGGTGAACGAATTCTTCCCGACATAAGTTTCCACGGGTTCCTCCCCAAGGAAAAATCCCCCGGTCTGTGCGACCGGGGGATTTTCTAATGTGTGTCTGTGCAGTCTTAGTCGTTAAAGGACCAATCGCTTTTGCGCCCTTCTTCATCGGCGCGGGTGGCTTTATACGTGGGCCCACCGAAAATGCCTGTGCGGGGCTGGTCATTTGAGGCCGGGGCCGACAGCAGGTTGCTGATCAAATCACCAAAGGCGCTGTCCTGTGCCTGTTCCGCGTCGGGGTCGAATTCTGTGACCGGGGCCGGGGACAGCGACGACATAAATCCACCGCCACCACGGGCGTTATAGGCCCCCATGATGGTTTCGCGCCAGATGCGCGCCGGGAACGATCCGCCCGTTACACGTTTCATGGATGAATTGTCATCATTACCAACCCAAACACCGGCGATATAGGTATCGGTGAAGCCGATAAACCAGGCATCGCGGAAATCCTGGGACGTTCCGGTTTTACCCGCAGCCGGGTAGGGAACCTTTGCCCCCTGGCCTGTGCCGAATTCCAGCACGCCGGTCATCATCCCGGCCAGTTCCTGGGTCAGGCGCGGGTCAACAACCGAACGACCACGCACGATACGGCTGGACCGTTCGTAAATCAGGCGACCATCCTTGTCACGGACGCGGCGAATGGCATAAGGCTGGACCAATGATCCTTGATTGCCAATGGTGGCATAGGCGGACACCATTTGAATCAGCGGAATACCCGCACTGCCCAGCGACAGGCTGAGGTCACGGTTCAACGGGGCTTCAATCCCCAAACGGCGGGCCATATCAATGACGGAATCAACACCGAAGTGCTTGGTCAGTTGATAGGCGATGGTGTTGAGGGAATAGGCCAGCGCCGCATAAAGCGGAATTTCGCCGTAATATTCGCCCTTGAAGTTGGTCGGGCGGTATTTCCCGGTGCGGATCGGTTCATCAACAACGATGGAATTACGGTTCATGCCGTTTTCCAACGCGGTCAGGTACACGATCGGCTTAAACGACGATCCCGGTTGGCGGTATGATTGCACGGCGCGGTTAAACTGGCTCAGGCCGTAATCCGTTCCACCCACCATGGCCAGAACGGCACCCGAATAATCCATGACAACAATCGCGCCCTGGGAC
The genomic region above belongs to Micavibrio aeruginosavorus EPB and contains:
- a CDS encoding transglycosylase domain-containing protein, with protein sequence MAKKKTSQKSTTRKSTRSRKSRPQEGLLRRALRWCIVAGLWGFIALSLVIAWYGAELPKLIDKPDFERKAAITIRDDRGEMVARYGELKGVNVTVAELPPDLIHAVLAIEDRRFYYHFGIDPIGMLRATARNIKAGRVVQGGSTITQQLAKNLFLSRERTYKRKIQEAMLAVWLEQKLTKDEILSAYLNRVYLGAGTFGVEAAAQTYFNKSAREMNLRESATIAGLLKAPSKYSPHSNPSLARERADTVIMAMRDAGYLSDAQSKGATEQAPAPLRKPTGGDIVRYYSDWVMSDLADMIGTPNTDLIVDTTLDSGVQRAAEEALTKALRNEDATEKKVSQGAIVVMDYSGAVLAMVGGTDYGLSQFNRAVQSYRQPGSSFKPIVYLTALENGMNRNSIVVDEPIRTGKYRPTNFKGEYYGEIPLYAALAYSLNTIAYQLTKHFGVDSVIDMARRLGIEAPLNRDLSLSLGSAGIPLIQMVSAYATIGNQGSLVQPYAIRRVRDKDGRLIYERSSRIVRGRSVVDPRLTQELAGMMTGVLEFGTGQGAKVPYPAAGKTGTSQDFRDAWFIGFTDTYIAGVWVGNDDNSSMKRVTGGSFPARIWRETIMGAYNARGGGGFMSSLSPAPVTEFDPDAEQAQDSAFGDLISNLLSAPASNDQPRTGIFGGPTYKATRADEEGRKSDWSFND